In Maylandia zebra isolate NMK-2024a linkage group LG12, Mzebra_GT3a, whole genome shotgun sequence, a single genomic region encodes these proteins:
- the gltpa gene encoding glycolipid transfer protein has product MALLMEHQFRQLPADRQVETRPFLEAVSYLPPFFDCLGSTIFAPIKADISGNITKIKSVYDSNPGRFKTLQQILEAEKDMHGGEWPKVGATLALMWLKRGLKFIQVFLQSLVDGEKDENNPNLIRVNVTKAYEIALKRYHGWFVQQLFKAALFAAPYKSDFLRALSKGRDVKEEDCLEKIRKFLINFSATVDAIYDMYNKMNADLDYTV; this is encoded by the exons ATGGCTCTGCTAATGGAGCACCAATTCAGACAGCTGCCAGCTGACAGACAAGTGGAAACAAGACCGTTTCTGGAAGCTGTGTCATACCTTCCACCATTCTTTG ACTGCCTCGGCTCTACTATTTTCGCACCGATCAAGGCTGACATATCGGGTAACATCACA aaaatCAAGTCTGTTTATGATAGCAACCCCGGACGGTTCAAGACTCTCCAGCAGATTTTGGAGGCAGAGAAGGACATGCATGGAGGAGAATGGCCCAAAGTTGGAGCAACTTTGGCACTTATGTGGCTAAAAAG GGGTCTAAAATTCATCCAAGTTTTCCTTCAGAGCCTGGTGGACGGTGAAAAGGACGAGAACAATCCAAACCTTATCCGAGTCAATGTCACCAAAGCCTATGAAATAGCACTTAAAAGATATCACGGCTGGTTTGTGCAACAACTGTTCAAG GCGGCTCTTTTTGCTGCTCCGTATAAGTCCGATTTCCTGAGAGCCCTCTCCAAGGGTCGGGATGTCAAGGAAGAGGACTGCTTGGAAAAAATCAGAAAATTTCTCATCAACTTCTCTGCAACTGTTGATGCTATATACGACATGTACAATAAGATGAATGCTGATCTAGACTACACAGTGTGA
- the tchp gene encoding trichoplein keratin filament-binding protein isoform X1 produces MALPTLSTRVPSRSRVLADQLARQREQEARWRQQWELHAQYFREQSIRSQKQTVWSSRQSYQQSMSAYHKDRLKEEKKASLEQRRNRLRVMLQEEQNQLEAELREMVPDRSTLASQLVQKSEELRTAREDRRKKLAQELLREHWKRNNQELRKLESGLHKDHVVSQWQEQISEKKQKEVAYQEETRRFENEYERTRREALERIKQAEEKRKDEERRRGEELRKQMEELKLREEEATRLKKEQEALLLQQWELEKIEEDRRKAEEQRKKFEIGRFLIRQYRAQLRRRAQQVQEELEADRKILAALLEGEEEDRRLETARRERAVADAAWMKRVIEEQLQLEREREAEFEVLHREEAQHVWEKREVQWEKERKARERLMHEVLVERQQQIELKIQKNREAQEESLKRREELIKELEWERKFRRREKEQEEGRRTARMQEINAQVEQQQEAQWEERCRKEQEEEEEREALRIQEEELRLEMQRIAKKGYQDKIHSRPRSAWT; encoded by the exons ATGGCTCTGCCGACACTTTCGACCCGTGTGCCCAGTCGATCTCGGGTCTTGGCCGACCAGCTGGCCCGGCAGCGGGAGCAGGAGGCCCGGTGGCGGCAGCAGTGGGAGCTGCATGCTCAGTACTTCAGAGAGCAGAGCATCCGCAGCCAGAAACAGACGGTGTGGAGCTCCCGTCAATCCTACCAGCAGAG tatgtCAGCATACCATAAAGACAGActgaaggaagaaaagaaagccaGCTTGGAGCAGCGCAGGAATCGACTCAGGGTAATGCTGCAAGAGGAGCAAAACCAACTTGAGGCAGAGCTCCGAGAGATGGTGCCCGACAGGAGCACGTTGGCAAGTCAGTTGGTGCAAAAAAGTGAAGAGCTTCGCACGGCAAGAGAAGacagaagaaagaaa CTTGCACAGGAGCTGCTGAGGGAGCACTGGAAGAGAAACAACCAAGAGCTGAGAAAG CTGGAGTCAGGATTACATAAAGATCACGTTGTCAGCCAATGGCAGGAGCAGATATCTGAGAAGAAACAG AAAGAAGTGGCGTACCAGGAGGAGACGAGACGCTTTGAAAACGAGTACGAGAGGACCAGAAGAGAAGCTCTGGAGAGGATCAAACAAGCGGAGGAGAAAAGGAAAGACGAGGAGCGTAGGAGAGGGGAGGAGCTACGCAAGCAGATGGAAGAACTGAagctgagagaagaagag GCCACTCGACTGAAAAAGGAGCAAGAGGCTCTACTGTTGCAGCAGTGGGAGCTGGAGAAGATAGAGGAGGACAGGAGGAAGGCGGAGGAACAGAGGAAGAAGTTTGAGATCGG GCGTTTCTTGATCCGTCAGTATCGAGCTCAGCTGAGAAGAAGAGCCCAGCAAGTGCAGGAAGAACTG GAGGCCGATCGTAAGATCCTGGCAGCCTTGCttgaaggagaggaggaggacaggAGGCTGGAGACTGCAAGAAGGGAAAGAGCTGTCGCTGATGCAGCCTGGATGAAACGTGTGATTGAAGAGCAGCTGCAACTGGAGCGTGAGAGGGAAGCTGAGTTTGAAGTCTTACACAG GGAAGAAGCTCAGCATGTTTGGGAGAAACGAGAAGTTCAGtgggagaaagagaggaaagcCAGAGAACGGCTCATGCATGAG GTGCTTGTGGAGAGACAGCAGCAGATAGAGCTGAAAATACAGAAGAACCGTGAGGCTCAGGAGGAATCTCTAAAGAGACGAGAAGAGCTTATCAAGGAGCTTGAGTGGGAGAGGAAATTCAGACGTCGGGAAAAGGAGCAAGAAGAGGGCCGAAGGACAGCGCGGATGCAAGAGATAAATGCTCAG GTGGAGCAGCAACAAGAGGCGCAGTGGGAGGAGCGGTGTAGGAAAgaacaggaggaagaggaagaacgGGAAGCCCTTCGAATCCAAGAAGAGGAGCTGAGGCTTGAGATGCAGAGGATCGCCAAGAAAGGATACCAGGACAAG ATTCACAGCAGGCCACGATCAGCCTGGACATGA
- the tchp gene encoding trichoplein keratin filament-binding protein isoform X2, whose translation MALMSAYHKDRLKEEKKASLEQRRNRLRVMLQEEQNQLEAELREMVPDRSTLASQLVQKSEELRTAREDRRKKLAQELLREHWKRNNQELRKLESGLHKDHVVSQWQEQISEKKQKEVAYQEETRRFENEYERTRREALERIKQAEEKRKDEERRRGEELRKQMEELKLREEEATRLKKEQEALLLQQWELEKIEEDRRKAEEQRKKFEIGRFLIRQYRAQLRRRAQQVQEELEADRKILAALLEGEEEDRRLETARRERAVADAAWMKRVIEEQLQLEREREAEFEVLHREEAQHVWEKREVQWEKERKARERLMHEVLVERQQQIELKIQKNREAQEESLKRREELIKELEWERKFRRREKEQEEGRRTARMQEINAQVEQQQEAQWEERCRKEQEEEEEREALRIQEEELRLEMQRIAKKGYQDKIHSRPRSAWT comes from the exons ATGGCTCT tatgtCAGCATACCATAAAGACAGActgaaggaagaaaagaaagccaGCTTGGAGCAGCGCAGGAATCGACTCAGGGTAATGCTGCAAGAGGAGCAAAACCAACTTGAGGCAGAGCTCCGAGAGATGGTGCCCGACAGGAGCACGTTGGCAAGTCAGTTGGTGCAAAAAAGTGAAGAGCTTCGCACGGCAAGAGAAGacagaagaaagaaa CTTGCACAGGAGCTGCTGAGGGAGCACTGGAAGAGAAACAACCAAGAGCTGAGAAAG CTGGAGTCAGGATTACATAAAGATCACGTTGTCAGCCAATGGCAGGAGCAGATATCTGAGAAGAAACAG AAAGAAGTGGCGTACCAGGAGGAGACGAGACGCTTTGAAAACGAGTACGAGAGGACCAGAAGAGAAGCTCTGGAGAGGATCAAACAAGCGGAGGAGAAAAGGAAAGACGAGGAGCGTAGGAGAGGGGAGGAGCTACGCAAGCAGATGGAAGAACTGAagctgagagaagaagag GCCACTCGACTGAAAAAGGAGCAAGAGGCTCTACTGTTGCAGCAGTGGGAGCTGGAGAAGATAGAGGAGGACAGGAGGAAGGCGGAGGAACAGAGGAAGAAGTTTGAGATCGG GCGTTTCTTGATCCGTCAGTATCGAGCTCAGCTGAGAAGAAGAGCCCAGCAAGTGCAGGAAGAACTG GAGGCCGATCGTAAGATCCTGGCAGCCTTGCttgaaggagaggaggaggacaggAGGCTGGAGACTGCAAGAAGGGAAAGAGCTGTCGCTGATGCAGCCTGGATGAAACGTGTGATTGAAGAGCAGCTGCAACTGGAGCGTGAGAGGGAAGCTGAGTTTGAAGTCTTACACAG GGAAGAAGCTCAGCATGTTTGGGAGAAACGAGAAGTTCAGtgggagaaagagaggaaagcCAGAGAACGGCTCATGCATGAG GTGCTTGTGGAGAGACAGCAGCAGATAGAGCTGAAAATACAGAAGAACCGTGAGGCTCAGGAGGAATCTCTAAAGAGACGAGAAGAGCTTATCAAGGAGCTTGAGTGGGAGAGGAAATTCAGACGTCGGGAAAAGGAGCAAGAAGAGGGCCGAAGGACAGCGCGGATGCAAGAGATAAATGCTCAG GTGGAGCAGCAACAAGAGGCGCAGTGGGAGGAGCGGTGTAGGAAAgaacaggaggaagaggaagaacgGGAAGCCCTTCGAATCCAAGAAGAGGAGCTGAGGCTTGAGATGCAGAGGATCGCCAAGAAAGGATACCAGGACAAG ATTCACAGCAGGCCACGATCAGCCTGGACATGA